One part of the bacterium genome encodes these proteins:
- a CDS encoding glycosyltransferase family 2 protein: MRKIDKKISIIIPVHDEEANIPLVYAELVRVFAALPYFYEIIFIDDGSKDASREAVKSLAQSDSSVRLIEFSRNFGKEAATTAGFHHALGDAIICIDADLQHPPALIPKFIRLWEEGAEIVFGVRNNNASDSFIKKMGSALYYKIIRLMSETEILPRATDFRLLDRSVVLEFNRLTEHSRMTRGLIDWLGFRRVPVYFDAPERLVGEASYGFLKLMRLATESVISHSLLPLRLAGYIGVVIMILSSILGTVMFVDRYIVSLNFNFSGPAILADITLFLVGIVLVSLGLLAYYIGHIHTETQNRPLYIVRRDHKK; this comes from the coding sequence ATGAGAAAAATAGATAAAAAAATATCAATCATCATTCCTGTTCACGACGAAGAGGCGAATATCCCCCTAGTGTATGCGGAGCTTGTGCGAGTGTTTGCCGCACTTCCATATTTTTACGAAATAATTTTTATTGACGATGGAAGCAAAGATGCTTCGCGTGAAGCAGTCAAGTCGCTTGCGCAAAGCGATTCGTCTGTGCGCTTGATCGAATTTTCTCGTAACTTTGGCAAAGAGGCCGCCACAACAGCCGGCTTTCATCACGCACTGGGTGATGCGATTATCTGTATTGATGCCGATCTCCAGCACCCGCCAGCACTTATTCCAAAATTCATTCGACTATGGGAAGAGGGTGCCGAAATCGTTTTTGGCGTACGTAATAATAATGCAAGCGACTCATTCATAAAAAAAATGGGTTCCGCGCTCTATTACAAGATCATACGGCTCATGTCTGAGACCGAGATACTGCCACGTGCAACAGATTTTCGCCTGCTCGATCGCAGTGTTGTTCTTGAGTTCAATCGCCTTACGGAGCACAGTCGCATGACGCGCGGACTCATTGACTGGCTGGGCTTTCGCCGTGTGCCCGTTTACTTTGATGCTCCGGAGCGTCTCGTTGGTGAAGCATCGTATGGTTTTTTGAAACTGATGCGACTGGCCACCGAAAGTGTCATTTCCCATAGTCTCCTGCCGCTCCGCCTCGCAGGATATATTGGCGTAGTCATCATGATTCTCTCCAGTATTCTCGGAACAGTCATGTTTGTTGACCGCTATATAGTTTCATTGAATTTCAACTTTTCCGGGCCCGCCATCCTTGCTGACATCACTCTTTTCCTTGTAGGAATTGTCCTTGTTTCGCTTGGACTTCTCGCATACTACATCGGCCATATTCATACCGAGACACAGAATAGACCGCTTTATATTGTGCGCAG